One window from the genome of Paramormyrops kingsleyae isolate MSU_618 chromosome 3, PKINGS_0.4, whole genome shotgun sequence encodes:
- the LOC111849569 gene encoding protein O-GlcNAcase-like isoform X1, with amino-acid sequence MVENSAQPPGETVVSPEPGAGGGFIIGVVEGFYGRPWMMAQREGLFRRQRKWGLKTYLYAPKDDYKHRVFWRELYSVEEAEQLVTLISSAKEHGIEFIYAISPGLDITFSSQKDVSSLKRKLDQVSHFGCTSFALLFDDIDHNMCPADKDAFSSIAQAQASITNEVFHFLGKPRPFLFCPTEYCGTLCYPSVSQSPYLRSIGENLHAGIQVLWTGPEVVSKDISLHSIEEVSQVLKRPPVLWDNIHANDYDQKRLFLGPFKGRPTELIPHLQGVLTNPNCEFECNFIAIHTLATWYKSRTDDGHRDVVMAEGEDSAASVPVQLEKQGGDESLETDIPYSPELALQLALTAWLTEFAQPHKYYGCHGPQSDTKPSGAHAASTIVTTIFQQPIMSLGPLASQKKESDEEPMEMVEEKQEEMDRVLMAVEVGPVPRETEGDLVDMQLGPTEQAMSLADPPTLEDLQLLVDLFYLPYEHGPQAMRMLREFNWLRANCSVVSVSSKCKEPHKVAEWRTRAKMFEGMCSSVIQMFTRLSSCASRTILYDLYPYIWDIKNIISVVKAFVLWLDGRILSTSFYCYWMDHGRWCHNQPPEVLLGGDQETWAFSGGLAGEFQRLLPIDGAIDLFYQPPPPVPISKTYSIRPYAPRDEPVVYRICSEVYREAAGDQAFSEHEPDLIGDRLVGGFLSLSPEYCFVLEDKEGIWGYALGAVHIKPFIKKYKMCWIPSMQEKYSKPNCEEQLSEAQKMKLSFHEEGESMPESFLSSFPSLIKLVVHSKVTDPSVAKCMMGCLLSSLKANGSHGAFCEVREAETKMVSFYSKLGFFEVASMEGFPKDVIIMGRTL; translated from the exons ATGGTTGAGAACAGTGCGCAGCCCCCGGGCGAAACCGTCGTGTCCCCGGAACCGGGCGCTGGCGGCGGCTTCATCATCGGTGTTGTGGAAG GCTTCTATGGGCGACCGTGGATGATGGCACAACGGGAAGGCCTTTTCAGGAG ACAAAGGAAATGGGGATTAAAAACATACCTCTATGCACCAAAAGATGACTACAAGCACAGGGTCTTCTGGAGAGAGCTGTATTCTGTAGAAGAAGCTG AACAACTCGTGACTCTGATCTCGTCTGCAAAAGAGCATGGCATCGAGTTCATCTACGCCATCTCTCCTGGGCTGGACATCACCTTTTCTAGCCAGAAGGATGTTTCCAGTTTGAAGCGAAAGCTAGATCAG GTGTCTCACTTTGGCTGCACATCCTTCGCCCTCCTCTTCGATGATATCGACCACAACATGTGTCCAGCAGACAAGGACGCATTCAGCTCCATTGCACAGGCTCAGGCGTCCATCACCAATGAGGTCTTCCACTTCCTGGGCAAGCCACGCCCCTTTCTCTTCTGCCCTACAG AGTACTGTGGAACTCTGTGCTACCCCAGTGTCTCTCAGTCCCCATACCTGCGCAGCATTGGAGAGAACCTGCACGCAGGCATCCAGGTGCTCTGGACAG GTCCCGAGGTCGTCTCGAAAGATATCTCATTGCACTCCATCGAGGAGGTTTCCCAGGTCCTGAAGAGACCCCCAGTGCTCTGGGACAACATCCATGCTAACGACTATGACCAGAAGCGTCTCTTCCTGGGCCCTTTTAAGGGCCGCCCTACGGAGCTCATACCCCATCTGCAGGGCGTGCTCACTAACCCCAACTGTGAATTCGAGTGCAATTTTATAGCCATCCATACACTGGCCACGTGGTATAAATCGAGGACAGATGATGGTCACAGAGATGTCGTCATGG CAGAGGGTGAGGACAGTGCTGCATCGGTCCCGGTTCAGCTGGAGAAGCAGGGTGGAGATGAGAGCCTAGAGACAGACATTCCCTATAGCCCAGAGCTGGCCCTGCAGCTGGCCCTCACTGCGTGGCTTACAGAGTTTGCACAGCCTCACAAATACTACG GGTGCCATGGACCCCAGAGCGACACAAAGCCCTCCGGGGCTCACGCTGCCTCCACCATTGTCACTACCATCTTCCAGCAGCCCATCATGAGCCTGGGGCCACTGGCCAGCCAGAAGAAGGAGTCTGACGAGGAGCCCATGGAGATGGtagaggagaaacaggaggagaTGGACAGAGTCTTGATGGCAGTGGAGGTTGGCCCTGTGCCCCGGGAGACGGAGGGTGACCTGGTGGACATGCAGCTGGGTCCCACGGAGCAGGCGATGTCCCTGGCCGACCCACCCACCCTGGAAGACCTGCAGCTTCTTGTGGATCTCTTCTACCTGCCTTATGAGCATGGACCCCAGGCCATGCGAATGCTCAGGGAGTTCAACTGGCTGAGAGCCAACTGTAGTGTGGTCAGCGTCAGCTCAAAGTGCAAGGAGCCCCACAAG GTGGCAGAGTGGAGGACTCGAGCGAAGATGTTCGAGGGTATGTGCAGCTCTGTCATCCAGATGTTTACCAGGCTATCCAGCTGTGCCAGCAGGACAATCCTCTATGATCTGTATCCCTACATCTGGGACATAAAGAACATCATATCTGTGGTGAAAGCTTTTGTTCTATGGTTAG ATGGGAGAATCCTCAGCACAAGTTTCTACTGCTACTGGATGGACCATGGCCGAT GGTGTCACAATCAGCCACCTGAAGTTCTTTTAGGGGGAGACCAGGAGACCTGGGCCTTCAGTGGCGGCCTGGCGGGGGAGTTCCAG AGGCTGTTGCCGATCGATGGGGCAATTGACCTGTTTTATCAGCCGCCACCCCCTGTGCCCATCTCCAAGACGTACAGCATCAGGCCCTATGCTCCCAGGGACGAG CCTGTGGTGTACCGGATCTGCAGTGAGGTGTACAGAGAAGCAGCGGGGGACCAGGCTTTCTCAGAGCACGAGCCAGATCTCATCGGTGACAG GCTGGTAGGAGGCTTCTTGTCCCTGAGCCCAGAATACTGCTTTGTGCTGGAGGATAAGGAAGGCATCTGGGGCTATGCCCTGGGCGCCGTGCACATCAAACCCTTCATTAAGAAGTACAAGATGTGCTGGATTCCCAGCATGCAGGAGAAGTACAGCAAACCCAACTGTGAGGAGCAGCTGTCAGAGGCGCAG AAAATGAAGCTGAGCTTCCATGAGGAAGGGGAGAGCATGCCAGAGTCCTTCCTCAGCAGTTTCCCCTCTCTCATCAAGCTGGTTGTCCACTCCAAAGTGACTGACCCCAGCGTGGCCAAATGCATGATGGGATGTCTGCTCTCCTCACTAAAAGCTAATG GCTCCCACGGTGCCTTTTGTGAGGTGAGAGAGGCGGAAACAAAAATGGTGAGCTTCTACAGCAAACTGGGCTTCTTTGAAGTGGCCAGCATGGAGGGATTTCCAAAAGATGTGATCATCATGGGTCGGACACTGTGA
- the LOC111849569 gene encoding protein O-GlcNAcase-like isoform X2: protein MVENSAQPPGETVVSPEPGAGGGFIIGVVEGFYGRPWMMAQREGLFRRQRKWGLKTYLYAPKDDYKHRVFWRELYSVEEAEQLVTLISSAKEHGIEFIYAISPGLDITFSSQKDVSSLKRKLDQVSHFGCTSFALLFDDIDHNMCPADKDAFSSIAQAQASITNEVFHFLGKPRPFLFCPTEYCGTLCYPSVSQSPYLRSIGENLHAGIQVLWTGPEVVSKDISLHSIEEVSQVLKRPPVLWDNIHANDYDQKRLFLGPFKGRPTELIPHLQGVLTNPNCEFECNFIAIHTLATWYKSRTDDGHRDVVMEGEDSAASVPVQLEKQGGDESLETDIPYSPELALQLALTAWLTEFAQPHKYYGCHGPQSDTKPSGAHAASTIVTTIFQQPIMSLGPLASQKKESDEEPMEMVEEKQEEMDRVLMAVEVGPVPRETEGDLVDMQLGPTEQAMSLADPPTLEDLQLLVDLFYLPYEHGPQAMRMLREFNWLRANCSVVSVSSKCKEPHKVAEWRTRAKMFEGMCSSVIQMFTRLSSCASRTILYDLYPYIWDIKNIISVVKAFVLWLDGRILSTSFYCYWMDHGRWCHNQPPEVLLGGDQETWAFSGGLAGEFQRLLPIDGAIDLFYQPPPPVPISKTYSIRPYAPRDEPVVYRICSEVYREAAGDQAFSEHEPDLIGDRLVGGFLSLSPEYCFVLEDKEGIWGYALGAVHIKPFIKKYKMCWIPSMQEKYSKPNCEEQLSEAQKMKLSFHEEGESMPESFLSSFPSLIKLVVHSKVTDPSVAKCMMGCLLSSLKANGSHGAFCEVREAETKMVSFYSKLGFFEVASMEGFPKDVIIMGRTL from the exons ATGGTTGAGAACAGTGCGCAGCCCCCGGGCGAAACCGTCGTGTCCCCGGAACCGGGCGCTGGCGGCGGCTTCATCATCGGTGTTGTGGAAG GCTTCTATGGGCGACCGTGGATGATGGCACAACGGGAAGGCCTTTTCAGGAG ACAAAGGAAATGGGGATTAAAAACATACCTCTATGCACCAAAAGATGACTACAAGCACAGGGTCTTCTGGAGAGAGCTGTATTCTGTAGAAGAAGCTG AACAACTCGTGACTCTGATCTCGTCTGCAAAAGAGCATGGCATCGAGTTCATCTACGCCATCTCTCCTGGGCTGGACATCACCTTTTCTAGCCAGAAGGATGTTTCCAGTTTGAAGCGAAAGCTAGATCAG GTGTCTCACTTTGGCTGCACATCCTTCGCCCTCCTCTTCGATGATATCGACCACAACATGTGTCCAGCAGACAAGGACGCATTCAGCTCCATTGCACAGGCTCAGGCGTCCATCACCAATGAGGTCTTCCACTTCCTGGGCAAGCCACGCCCCTTTCTCTTCTGCCCTACAG AGTACTGTGGAACTCTGTGCTACCCCAGTGTCTCTCAGTCCCCATACCTGCGCAGCATTGGAGAGAACCTGCACGCAGGCATCCAGGTGCTCTGGACAG GTCCCGAGGTCGTCTCGAAAGATATCTCATTGCACTCCATCGAGGAGGTTTCCCAGGTCCTGAAGAGACCCCCAGTGCTCTGGGACAACATCCATGCTAACGACTATGACCAGAAGCGTCTCTTCCTGGGCCCTTTTAAGGGCCGCCCTACGGAGCTCATACCCCATCTGCAGGGCGTGCTCACTAACCCCAACTGTGAATTCGAGTGCAATTTTATAGCCATCCATACACTGGCCACGTGGTATAAATCGAGGACAGATGATGGTCACAGAGATGTCGTCATGG AGGGTGAGGACAGTGCTGCATCGGTCCCGGTTCAGCTGGAGAAGCAGGGTGGAGATGAGAGCCTAGAGACAGACATTCCCTATAGCCCAGAGCTGGCCCTGCAGCTGGCCCTCACTGCGTGGCTTACAGAGTTTGCACAGCCTCACAAATACTACG GGTGCCATGGACCCCAGAGCGACACAAAGCCCTCCGGGGCTCACGCTGCCTCCACCATTGTCACTACCATCTTCCAGCAGCCCATCATGAGCCTGGGGCCACTGGCCAGCCAGAAGAAGGAGTCTGACGAGGAGCCCATGGAGATGGtagaggagaaacaggaggagaTGGACAGAGTCTTGATGGCAGTGGAGGTTGGCCCTGTGCCCCGGGAGACGGAGGGTGACCTGGTGGACATGCAGCTGGGTCCCACGGAGCAGGCGATGTCCCTGGCCGACCCACCCACCCTGGAAGACCTGCAGCTTCTTGTGGATCTCTTCTACCTGCCTTATGAGCATGGACCCCAGGCCATGCGAATGCTCAGGGAGTTCAACTGGCTGAGAGCCAACTGTAGTGTGGTCAGCGTCAGCTCAAAGTGCAAGGAGCCCCACAAG GTGGCAGAGTGGAGGACTCGAGCGAAGATGTTCGAGGGTATGTGCAGCTCTGTCATCCAGATGTTTACCAGGCTATCCAGCTGTGCCAGCAGGACAATCCTCTATGATCTGTATCCCTACATCTGGGACATAAAGAACATCATATCTGTGGTGAAAGCTTTTGTTCTATGGTTAG ATGGGAGAATCCTCAGCACAAGTTTCTACTGCTACTGGATGGACCATGGCCGAT GGTGTCACAATCAGCCACCTGAAGTTCTTTTAGGGGGAGACCAGGAGACCTGGGCCTTCAGTGGCGGCCTGGCGGGGGAGTTCCAG AGGCTGTTGCCGATCGATGGGGCAATTGACCTGTTTTATCAGCCGCCACCCCCTGTGCCCATCTCCAAGACGTACAGCATCAGGCCCTATGCTCCCAGGGACGAG CCTGTGGTGTACCGGATCTGCAGTGAGGTGTACAGAGAAGCAGCGGGGGACCAGGCTTTCTCAGAGCACGAGCCAGATCTCATCGGTGACAG GCTGGTAGGAGGCTTCTTGTCCCTGAGCCCAGAATACTGCTTTGTGCTGGAGGATAAGGAAGGCATCTGGGGCTATGCCCTGGGCGCCGTGCACATCAAACCCTTCATTAAGAAGTACAAGATGTGCTGGATTCCCAGCATGCAGGAGAAGTACAGCAAACCCAACTGTGAGGAGCAGCTGTCAGAGGCGCAG AAAATGAAGCTGAGCTTCCATGAGGAAGGGGAGAGCATGCCAGAGTCCTTCCTCAGCAGTTTCCCCTCTCTCATCAAGCTGGTTGTCCACTCCAAAGTGACTGACCCCAGCGTGGCCAAATGCATGATGGGATGTCTGCTCTCCTCACTAAAAGCTAATG GCTCCCACGGTGCCTTTTGTGAGGTGAGAGAGGCGGAAACAAAAATGGTGAGCTTCTACAGCAAACTGGGCTTCTTTGAAGTGGCCAGCATGGAGGGATTTCCAAAAGATGTGATCATCATGGGTCGGACACTGTGA
- the LOC111849569 gene encoding protein O-GlcNAcase-like isoform X4, whose protein sequence is MVENSAQPPGETVVSPEPGAGGGFIIGVVEGFYGRPWMMAQREGLFRRQRKWGLKTYLYAPKDDYKHRVFWRELYSVEEAEQLVTLISSAKEHGIEFIYAISPGLDITFSSQKDVSSLKRKLDQVSHFGCTSFALLFDDIDHNMCPADKDAFSSIAQAQASITNEVFHFLGKPRPFLFCPTEYCGTLCYPSVSQSPYLRSIGENLHAGIQVLWTGPEVVSKDISLHSIEEVSQVLKRPPVLWDNIHANDYDQKRLFLGPFKGRPTELIPHLQGVLTNPNCEFECNFIAIHTLATWYKSRTDDGHRDVVMAEGEDSAASVPVQLEKQGGDESLETDIPYSPELALQLALTAWLTEFAQPHKYYGCHGPQSDTKPSGAHAASTIVTTIFQQPIMSLGPLASQKKESDEEPMEMVEEKQEEMDRVLMAVEVGPVPRETEGDLVDMQLGPTEQAMSLADPPTLEDLQLLVDLFYLPYEHGPQAMRMLREFNWLRANCSVVSVSSKCKEPHKVAEWRTRAKMFEGMCSSVIQMFTRLSSCASRTILYDLYPYIWDIKNIISVVKAFVLWLDGRILSTSFYCYWMDHGRWCHNQPPEVLLGGDQETWAFSGGLAGEFQRLLPIDGAIDLFYQPPPPVPISKTYSIRPYAPRDEPVVYRICSEVYREAAGDQAFSEHEPDLIGDRYDTGW, encoded by the exons ATGGTTGAGAACAGTGCGCAGCCCCCGGGCGAAACCGTCGTGTCCCCGGAACCGGGCGCTGGCGGCGGCTTCATCATCGGTGTTGTGGAAG GCTTCTATGGGCGACCGTGGATGATGGCACAACGGGAAGGCCTTTTCAGGAG ACAAAGGAAATGGGGATTAAAAACATACCTCTATGCACCAAAAGATGACTACAAGCACAGGGTCTTCTGGAGAGAGCTGTATTCTGTAGAAGAAGCTG AACAACTCGTGACTCTGATCTCGTCTGCAAAAGAGCATGGCATCGAGTTCATCTACGCCATCTCTCCTGGGCTGGACATCACCTTTTCTAGCCAGAAGGATGTTTCCAGTTTGAAGCGAAAGCTAGATCAG GTGTCTCACTTTGGCTGCACATCCTTCGCCCTCCTCTTCGATGATATCGACCACAACATGTGTCCAGCAGACAAGGACGCATTCAGCTCCATTGCACAGGCTCAGGCGTCCATCACCAATGAGGTCTTCCACTTCCTGGGCAAGCCACGCCCCTTTCTCTTCTGCCCTACAG AGTACTGTGGAACTCTGTGCTACCCCAGTGTCTCTCAGTCCCCATACCTGCGCAGCATTGGAGAGAACCTGCACGCAGGCATCCAGGTGCTCTGGACAG GTCCCGAGGTCGTCTCGAAAGATATCTCATTGCACTCCATCGAGGAGGTTTCCCAGGTCCTGAAGAGACCCCCAGTGCTCTGGGACAACATCCATGCTAACGACTATGACCAGAAGCGTCTCTTCCTGGGCCCTTTTAAGGGCCGCCCTACGGAGCTCATACCCCATCTGCAGGGCGTGCTCACTAACCCCAACTGTGAATTCGAGTGCAATTTTATAGCCATCCATACACTGGCCACGTGGTATAAATCGAGGACAGATGATGGTCACAGAGATGTCGTCATGG CAGAGGGTGAGGACAGTGCTGCATCGGTCCCGGTTCAGCTGGAGAAGCAGGGTGGAGATGAGAGCCTAGAGACAGACATTCCCTATAGCCCAGAGCTGGCCCTGCAGCTGGCCCTCACTGCGTGGCTTACAGAGTTTGCACAGCCTCACAAATACTACG GGTGCCATGGACCCCAGAGCGACACAAAGCCCTCCGGGGCTCACGCTGCCTCCACCATTGTCACTACCATCTTCCAGCAGCCCATCATGAGCCTGGGGCCACTGGCCAGCCAGAAGAAGGAGTCTGACGAGGAGCCCATGGAGATGGtagaggagaaacaggaggagaTGGACAGAGTCTTGATGGCAGTGGAGGTTGGCCCTGTGCCCCGGGAGACGGAGGGTGACCTGGTGGACATGCAGCTGGGTCCCACGGAGCAGGCGATGTCCCTGGCCGACCCACCCACCCTGGAAGACCTGCAGCTTCTTGTGGATCTCTTCTACCTGCCTTATGAGCATGGACCCCAGGCCATGCGAATGCTCAGGGAGTTCAACTGGCTGAGAGCCAACTGTAGTGTGGTCAGCGTCAGCTCAAAGTGCAAGGAGCCCCACAAG GTGGCAGAGTGGAGGACTCGAGCGAAGATGTTCGAGGGTATGTGCAGCTCTGTCATCCAGATGTTTACCAGGCTATCCAGCTGTGCCAGCAGGACAATCCTCTATGATCTGTATCCCTACATCTGGGACATAAAGAACATCATATCTGTGGTGAAAGCTTTTGTTCTATGGTTAG ATGGGAGAATCCTCAGCACAAGTTTCTACTGCTACTGGATGGACCATGGCCGAT GGTGTCACAATCAGCCACCTGAAGTTCTTTTAGGGGGAGACCAGGAGACCTGGGCCTTCAGTGGCGGCCTGGCGGGGGAGTTCCAG AGGCTGTTGCCGATCGATGGGGCAATTGACCTGTTTTATCAGCCGCCACCCCCTGTGCCCATCTCCAAGACGTACAGCATCAGGCCCTATGCTCCCAGGGACGAG CCTGTGGTGTACCGGATCTGCAGTGAGGTGTACAGAGAAGCAGCGGGGGACCAGGCTTTCTCAGAGCACGAGCCAGATCTCATCGGTGACAGGTATGACACAG GCTGGTAG
- the LOC111849569 gene encoding protein O-GlcNAcase-like isoform X3 yields the protein MMAQREGLFRRQRKWGLKTYLYAPKDDYKHRVFWRELYSVEEAEQLVTLISSAKEHGIEFIYAISPGLDITFSSQKDVSSLKRKLDQVSHFGCTSFALLFDDIDHNMCPADKDAFSSIAQAQASITNEVFHFLGKPRPFLFCPTEYCGTLCYPSVSQSPYLRSIGENLHAGIQVLWTGPEVVSKDISLHSIEEVSQVLKRPPVLWDNIHANDYDQKRLFLGPFKGRPTELIPHLQGVLTNPNCEFECNFIAIHTLATWYKSRTDDGHRDVVMAEGEDSAASVPVQLEKQGGDESLETDIPYSPELALQLALTAWLTEFAQPHKYYGCHGPQSDTKPSGAHAASTIVTTIFQQPIMSLGPLASQKKESDEEPMEMVEEKQEEMDRVLMAVEVGPVPRETEGDLVDMQLGPTEQAMSLADPPTLEDLQLLVDLFYLPYEHGPQAMRMLREFNWLRANCSVVSVSSKCKEPHKVAEWRTRAKMFEGMCSSVIQMFTRLSSCASRTILYDLYPYIWDIKNIISVVKAFVLWLDGRILSTSFYCYWMDHGRWCHNQPPEVLLGGDQETWAFSGGLAGEFQRLLPIDGAIDLFYQPPPPVPISKTYSIRPYAPRDEPVVYRICSEVYREAAGDQAFSEHEPDLIGDRLVGGFLSLSPEYCFVLEDKEGIWGYALGAVHIKPFIKKYKMCWIPSMQEKYSKPNCEEQLSEAQKMKLSFHEEGESMPESFLSSFPSLIKLVVHSKVTDPSVAKCMMGCLLSSLKANGSHGAFCEVREAETKMVSFYSKLGFFEVASMEGFPKDVIIMGRTL from the exons ATGATGGCACAACGGGAAGGCCTTTTCAGGAG ACAAAGGAAATGGGGATTAAAAACATACCTCTATGCACCAAAAGATGACTACAAGCACAGGGTCTTCTGGAGAGAGCTGTATTCTGTAGAAGAAGCTG AACAACTCGTGACTCTGATCTCGTCTGCAAAAGAGCATGGCATCGAGTTCATCTACGCCATCTCTCCTGGGCTGGACATCACCTTTTCTAGCCAGAAGGATGTTTCCAGTTTGAAGCGAAAGCTAGATCAG GTGTCTCACTTTGGCTGCACATCCTTCGCCCTCCTCTTCGATGATATCGACCACAACATGTGTCCAGCAGACAAGGACGCATTCAGCTCCATTGCACAGGCTCAGGCGTCCATCACCAATGAGGTCTTCCACTTCCTGGGCAAGCCACGCCCCTTTCTCTTCTGCCCTACAG AGTACTGTGGAACTCTGTGCTACCCCAGTGTCTCTCAGTCCCCATACCTGCGCAGCATTGGAGAGAACCTGCACGCAGGCATCCAGGTGCTCTGGACAG GTCCCGAGGTCGTCTCGAAAGATATCTCATTGCACTCCATCGAGGAGGTTTCCCAGGTCCTGAAGAGACCCCCAGTGCTCTGGGACAACATCCATGCTAACGACTATGACCAGAAGCGTCTCTTCCTGGGCCCTTTTAAGGGCCGCCCTACGGAGCTCATACCCCATCTGCAGGGCGTGCTCACTAACCCCAACTGTGAATTCGAGTGCAATTTTATAGCCATCCATACACTGGCCACGTGGTATAAATCGAGGACAGATGATGGTCACAGAGATGTCGTCATGG CAGAGGGTGAGGACAGTGCTGCATCGGTCCCGGTTCAGCTGGAGAAGCAGGGTGGAGATGAGAGCCTAGAGACAGACATTCCCTATAGCCCAGAGCTGGCCCTGCAGCTGGCCCTCACTGCGTGGCTTACAGAGTTTGCACAGCCTCACAAATACTACG GGTGCCATGGACCCCAGAGCGACACAAAGCCCTCCGGGGCTCACGCTGCCTCCACCATTGTCACTACCATCTTCCAGCAGCCCATCATGAGCCTGGGGCCACTGGCCAGCCAGAAGAAGGAGTCTGACGAGGAGCCCATGGAGATGGtagaggagaaacaggaggagaTGGACAGAGTCTTGATGGCAGTGGAGGTTGGCCCTGTGCCCCGGGAGACGGAGGGTGACCTGGTGGACATGCAGCTGGGTCCCACGGAGCAGGCGATGTCCCTGGCCGACCCACCCACCCTGGAAGACCTGCAGCTTCTTGTGGATCTCTTCTACCTGCCTTATGAGCATGGACCCCAGGCCATGCGAATGCTCAGGGAGTTCAACTGGCTGAGAGCCAACTGTAGTGTGGTCAGCGTCAGCTCAAAGTGCAAGGAGCCCCACAAG GTGGCAGAGTGGAGGACTCGAGCGAAGATGTTCGAGGGTATGTGCAGCTCTGTCATCCAGATGTTTACCAGGCTATCCAGCTGTGCCAGCAGGACAATCCTCTATGATCTGTATCCCTACATCTGGGACATAAAGAACATCATATCTGTGGTGAAAGCTTTTGTTCTATGGTTAG ATGGGAGAATCCTCAGCACAAGTTTCTACTGCTACTGGATGGACCATGGCCGAT GGTGTCACAATCAGCCACCTGAAGTTCTTTTAGGGGGAGACCAGGAGACCTGGGCCTTCAGTGGCGGCCTGGCGGGGGAGTTCCAG AGGCTGTTGCCGATCGATGGGGCAATTGACCTGTTTTATCAGCCGCCACCCCCTGTGCCCATCTCCAAGACGTACAGCATCAGGCCCTATGCTCCCAGGGACGAG CCTGTGGTGTACCGGATCTGCAGTGAGGTGTACAGAGAAGCAGCGGGGGACCAGGCTTTCTCAGAGCACGAGCCAGATCTCATCGGTGACAG GCTGGTAGGAGGCTTCTTGTCCCTGAGCCCAGAATACTGCTTTGTGCTGGAGGATAAGGAAGGCATCTGGGGCTATGCCCTGGGCGCCGTGCACATCAAACCCTTCATTAAGAAGTACAAGATGTGCTGGATTCCCAGCATGCAGGAGAAGTACAGCAAACCCAACTGTGAGGAGCAGCTGTCAGAGGCGCAG AAAATGAAGCTGAGCTTCCATGAGGAAGGGGAGAGCATGCCAGAGTCCTTCCTCAGCAGTTTCCCCTCTCTCATCAAGCTGGTTGTCCACTCCAAAGTGACTGACCCCAGCGTGGCCAAATGCATGATGGGATGTCTGCTCTCCTCACTAAAAGCTAATG GCTCCCACGGTGCCTTTTGTGAGGTGAGAGAGGCGGAAACAAAAATGGTGAGCTTCTACAGCAAACTGGGCTTCTTTGAAGTGGCCAGCATGGAGGGATTTCCAAAAGATGTGATCATCATGGGTCGGACACTGTGA
- the npm3 gene encoding nucleoplasmin-3: protein MSLDKKSLESSSLGHTELESYPFSCVLTSRLPYYTFHGDQEEDGDHFLELQTICLGDGAQEESHEVAVMALNHLGKKVSVPVATLHPSCLPMVSLGGFELKAPVTLLLRSGSGPVTVSGLHLVEDEQKSEPEKSEEQEETMIPVKRAKKPKV, encoded by the exons ATGTCTTTGGACAAAAAATCGCTAGAGAGCAGTAGTTTGGGCCATACGGAATTGGAAAGCTATCCTTTCA GTTGTGTTTTAACTTCCCGACTCCCCTACTACACCTTCCACGGAGACCAGGAGGAGGATGGAGATCACTTTCTTGAACTCCAAACA ATCTGCCTGGGAGATGGTGCCCAGGAAGAGAGCCATGAAGTAGCTGTGATGGCATTGAATCACCTGGGGAAGAAAGTGTCTGTCCCTGTGGCTACTCTTCACCCGTCATGTCTGCCTATG GTGAGTTTGGGAGGGTTTGAGCTGAAGGCCCCTGTGACGCTTCTTCTGAGGTCTGGATCGGGACCCGTCACCGTGAGCGGTCTTCACCTTGTTG AGGATGAGCAAAAATCAGAGCCTGAGAAATcagaggagcaggaggaaacGATGATCCCTGTCAAGCGTGCCAAGAAGCCAAAAGTCTAG